From a region of the Kwoniella newhampshirensis strain CBS 13917 chromosome 11, whole genome shotgun sequence genome:
- a CDS encoding transitional endoplasmic reticulum ATPase TER94, with protein sequence MADDPSRPVADDSTATAILRQKRSPNRLIVDESPSDDNSVAILHPTTMETLGLFRGDTIIGEKDTVLICLSQDDIEEGKVAMNKVARGNCAIKLGDLVHVSPANDIKYGKRIHVLPFADSIEGLSGNLFDVYLRPYFLEAYRDVFQVRGGMRTVDFKVVEVDPSPYCIVASDTVIHTEGDPLDREAEEANLNEVGYDDLGGCRKQLAQIAADTHGYVGADMASLCSEAAMQQIREKMDLIDLDEDTIDAEVLDSLGVTMENFRFALGVNNPSALRETVVEIPTTTWNDIGGLDKVKRELQETVQYPVEHPEKFLKYGMSPSKGVLFYGPPGTGKTLLAKAIANECQANFISIKGPELLTMWFGESEANVRDVFDKARAAAPCVMFFDELDSIAKSRGGSGGDAGGAGDRVLNQILTEMDGMNAKKNVFIIGATNRPDQIDSALLRPGRLDQLIYIPLPDEASRLSILQATLRKSPIAPGVDLSFLAKNTAGFSGADLTEICQRAAKLAIRASIDADIRKDRDRKEKAEAAGEDVSLMDEENDEDEVPAITVDHFEEAMQFARRSVSDADIRRYEMFSTTLQQSRSFGNNFKNGQAQEGGATFQNEADDDE encoded by the exons ATGGCCGACGATCCCTCTCGC CCCGTCGCTGACGATTCGACCGCCACTGCCATATTGAGGCAAAAGCGGTC CCCCAACCGActcatcgtcgatgaaaGTCCCTCCGATGATAACAGCGTTGCCATCCTCCATCCCACCACAATGGAGACGCTCGGTTTGTTCCG AGGAGACACCATCATTGGTGA AAAGGACACCGTCCTCATCTGTTTAAGTCAGGACGATATCGAGGAAGGCAAGGTGGCGATGAACAAGG TCGCTCGAGGCAATTGCGCTATCAAGCTCGGCGATCTTGTCCACGTCTCACCCGCCAACGACATCAAGTACGGCAAGCGTATCCATGTTCTTCCCTTTGCGGATTCCATCGAAG GACTCTCCGGGAACCTCTTCGATGTGTATCTCCGCCCTTACTTCCTGGAAGCCTACC GCGATGTCTTCCAGGTCAGAGGTGGTATGAGAACGGTTGACTTCAAAGTCGTCGAGGTTGATCCCTCACCCTATTGC ATTGTAGCCTCTGATACC GTAATTCACACCGAGGGAGATCCCCTCGATCGTGAAGCCGAAGAAGCGAATCTGAATGAGGTCGGCTATGACGATCTTGGTGGTTGTAGAAAGCAATTGGCGCAG ATCGCTGCGGACACGCACGGTTATGTTGGTGCCGATATGGCCTCGCTTTGTTCCGAAGCGGCTATGCAACAGATccgagagaagatggaccTCATCGATTTGGATGAGGACACCATCGACGCGGAAGTCCTCGATTCCTTGGGTGTTACCATGGAGAACTTCCGATTCGCTCTTGGTGTCAACAACCCCTCCGCTCTTCGTGAGACTGTCGTCGAGATCCCTACCACCACCTGGAACGATATTGGTGGTCTCGACAAGGTTAAGCGTGAGCTCCAAGAGACCGTTCAATATCCTGTCGAGCATCCCGAGAAGTTCCTCAAGTACGGTATGTCTCCTTCCAAGGGTGTGTTATTCTACGGTCCTCCTGGTACGGGTAAGACCTTGCTGGCCAAAGC CATCGCCAACGAATGTCAGGCCAAtttcatctccatcaagGGTCCCGAGTTGTTGACCATGTGGTTTGGAGAGTCGGAGGCCAATGTTCGAGATGTCTTTGACAAGGCACGTGCCGCTGCACCTTGTGTCATGTTCTTCGACGAGCTCGACTCAATTGCCAAGTCCAGAGGAGGATCCGGTGGTGATGCAGGTGGAGCAGGTGACCGAGTATTGAACCAGATTCTT ACCGAGATGGACGGCATGAACGCAaagaaga ATgtcttcatcatcggtgCTACTA ACCGACCTGACCAGATCGACTCTGCTCTTCTCCGACCCGGTCGATTGGATCAG CTCATCTACATACCACTGCCCGACGAGGCGTCTCGATTGTCCATTCTTCAAGCTACTCTGCGCAAATCTCCCATCGCCCCTGGCGTTGACTtgtccttcctcgccaAGAATACCGCTGGTTTCTCTGGTGCCGATCTTACCGAAATTTGTCAACGTGCCGCCAAGTTGGCCATTCGAGCGAGCATCGATGCCGACATCCGCAAGGACAGGGATCGTAAGGAGAAGGCCGAAGCAGCTGGAGAGGACGTCAGcttgatggatgaggagaatgacgaggacgaggttCCCGCGATCACAGT TGACCACTTTGAAGAG GCAATGCAATTCGCTCGAAGATCCGTCTCGGACGCGGACATCCGACGATACGAGATGTTCAGCACCACTCTTCAGCAATCCAGGAGCTTTGGCAACAATTTCAAG AATGGCCAAGCCCAAGAAGGCGGCGCAACCTTCCAAAACGAGgcggatgatgacgagtga